In a genomic window of Accipiter gentilis chromosome 23, bAccGen1.1, whole genome shotgun sequence:
- the HYAL2 gene encoding hyaluronidase-2: protein MRRGCAAVAAVPWLALLALARQPPEKPSAAPLLTRRPFLVAWNVPTQDCKPRFHVSLDFSIFDLQASPNEGFVGQNITIFYKERLGLYPYYNSQRVAVNGGVPQNSSLSEHLARLQDGISKYIRSPTKEGLAIIDWEEWRPIWARNWKPKDIYREVSQQLVYQRQPTYQRQPTWSREEVNKQAVFEFESAARQFMVRTLRVAKSFRPKQLWGFYLFPDCYNHDYSKNKESYTGQCPDVEKTRNDQLAWLWKESMALYPSIYLDLLLASTPNSRKFVRARVMEAMRISQQHHDGYSLPVFVYTRPTYIRKLDVLSQPDLISTIGESAALGAAGAIFWGDADYTKNRDSCQIIKNYLEGDLGRYIVNVTTAAQLCSTVLCQGRGRCLRQDSTADVFLHLNSTSFQLRHRDEDHPQHPLFWAEGQLSSADILFLRTHFHCHCYQGWQGSGCQVPAGPRSDAPDPLAPLGLGVLLLVASWR, encoded by the exons ATGCGCCGGGGCTGCGCGGCGGTGGcggctgtgccctggctggccctGCTGGCCCTGGCCCGGCAGCCCCCCGAGAAGCCGTCGGCCGCCCCCCTGCTCACCCGCCGGCCCTTCCTGGTGGCCTGGAACGTGCCCACCCAGGACTGCAAGCCCCGCTTCCACGTGTCCCTCGACTTCAGCATCTTCGACCTGCAAGCGTCCCCCAACGAGGGCTTCGTGGGGCAGAACATCACCATCTTCTACAAGGAGCGCCTGGGGCTCTACCCCTACTACAACAGCCAGCGCGTGGCCGTCAACGGCGGCGTCCCCCAAAACAGCAGCCTGTCCGAGCACCTCGCCCGTCTCCAGGACGGCATCAGCAAGTACATCCGCTCGCCCACCAAGGAGGGGCTGGCCATCATCGACTGGGAGGAGTGGCGGCCCATCTGGGCTCGCAACTGGAAGCCCAAGGACATCTACCGGGAGGTATCGCAGCAGCTGGTGTACCAGCGGCAGCCGACGTACCAGCGGCAGCCCACCTGGTCCCGCGAGGAGGTGAACAAGCAGGCGGTGTTCGAGTTCGAGTCGGCCGCCCGGCAGTTCATGGTGCGCACGCTGCGTGTGGCCAAGAGCTTCCGACCCAAGCAGCTCTGGGGGTTCTACCTCTTCCCCGACTGCTACAACCATGACTACAGCAAGAACAAGGAGAGCTACACCGGGCAGTGCCCGGACGTGGAGAAGACGCGCAACGACCAGCTGGCGTGGCTCTGGAAGGAGAGCATGGCCCTCTACCCCTCCATCTACCTCGACCTGCTCCTGGCCTCCACCCCCAACAGCCGCAAGTTTGTGCGAGCGCGGGTGATGGAAGCCATGCGCATCTCGCAGCAGCACCATGATGGCTACTCTCTGCCCGTCTTTGTCTACACCCGGCCCACCTACATCCGCAAGCTGGACGTGCTCAGCCAG CCGGACCTGATTTCCACCATTGGAGAGAGCGCAGCGCTGGGTGCAGCCGGGGCCATCTTCTGGGGCGACGCGGACTACACCAAAAACCGG gACTCGTGCCAGATCATCAAGAACTACCTGGAGGGGGACCTGGGTCGTTACATTGTGAACGTCACTACAGCAGCACAGCTTTGCAGCACGGTGTTGTGCCAGGGCCGGGGCCGCTGCCTGCGCCAGGACAGCACCGCCGACGTCTTCCTCCACCTCAACTCTACCAGCTTCCAGCTGCGGCACCGGGACGAGgaccacccccagcaccccctcttCTGGGCCGAGGGCCAGCTGTCCTCAGCTGACATCCTCTTCCTACGGACCCACTTCCACTGCCACTGCTACCAAGGTTGGCAGGGCAGCGGCTGCCAGGTGCCCGCTGGCCCCCGCAGCGATGCCCCTGACCCCCTGGCACCGCTGGGACTTGGGGTGCTGTTGCTGGTTGCAAGCTGGCGCTAA
- the LOC126049847 gene encoding hyaluronidase-1-like → MASGWSCWVLLLLLPTLARAGGPGPVLVNRPFVTIWNIPTERCAKKYNVTLNLEIFDVLANDQQSFIGQDITLFYSKELGLLPYYTSEGVPVNGGLPQNASLQAHLHQATRDIEVTLPSPAYGGLAVIDWEKWRPLWIRNWASMDIYQQKSEELVRQQHPQWPPKLVKETAKQQFEQSARNFMEQTLRLGETLRPNGYWGFYGFPDCYNNNFDSLPYTGTCPAVEQQRNKELWWLWESSRALYPSIYLPPSFNGTNKALAYVRHRVAEAFAVQRGVLDGGIPVLPYSQITFDHTVDFLSQEDLMNTIGESAAQGAAGIILWGSLNDSMSKEMCLRLKDYVDGPLGHYVVNVTASADLCSQSLCSGQGRCVRQENKQGFLHLDAFRFTIDLQAGKPWLVAQSVESGDDVSRLAEEFSCQCYDEWQGPHCDIQGFAE, encoded by the exons ATGGCATCGGGGTGGTCCTGCTGggttctcctgctgctcctgcccaccctggCCCGCGCCGGGGGCCCCGGCCCCGTCCTTGTCAACCGCCCCTTCGTCACCATCTGGAACATCCCCACGGAGCGCTGCGCCAAGAAGTACAATGTCACCCTCAACCTGGAGATCTTCGACGTGTTGGCCAACGACCAGCAGTCCTTCATCGGGCAGGACATCACGCTCTTCTACAGCAAGGAGCTGGGGCTTCTCCCCTACTACACATCTGAGGGGGTGCCAGTGAACGGGGGGCTCCCCCAAAATGCCAGCCTGCAGGCCCACCTCCACCAGGCCACCCGGGACATCGAGGtcaccctgcccagccctgcctacGGCGGGCTGGCCGTCATCGACTGGGAGAAGTGGCGCCCGCTGTGGATCCGCAACTGGGCCTCCATGGACATCTACCAGCAGAAGTCAGAGGAGCTGGTGCGGCAGCAGCACCCGCAGTGGCCCCCCAAGCTGGTGAAGGAGACGGCCAAGCAGCAGTTTGAGCAGAGTGCCCGCAACTTCATGGAGCAGACCCTGCGGCTGGGCGAGACCCTCCGTCCCAACGGCTACTGGGGTTTCTACGGCTTCCCCGACTGCTACAACAACAACTTCGACAGCCTGCCCTACACCGGGACGTGCCCGGCAGTGGAGCAGCAGAGGAACAAGGAGCTGTGGTGGCTCTGGGAGAGCAGCCGGGCGCTCTACCCCAGCATCTACCTACCCCCCTCCTTCAACGGCACCAACAAGGCGCTCGCCTACGTCCGGCACCGCGTGGCCGAGGCTTTTGCCGTCCAGCGTGGCGTCCTTGATGGCGGCATTCCTGTCCTGCCCTACTCCCAGATCACCTTCGACCACACCGTCGACTTTCTCTCCCAG GAGGACCTGATGAACACCATCGGGGAGAGCGCGGCTCAGGGCGCCGCTGGCATCATCCTCTGGGGCAGCCTCAACGACAGCATGTCCAAG GAGATGTGCCTGAGGCTGAAGGACTACGTGGACGGGCCCCTGGGCCACTACGTCGTCAACGTGACGGCCAGCGCCGATCTGTGCAGCCAGAGCCTGTGCTCCGGCCAGGGCCGCTGCGTGCGTCAGGAGAACAAGCAGGGCTTCCTCCACCTCGATGCCTTCCGCTTCACAATCGACTTGCAAGCCGGCAAGCCCTGGCTGGTGGCCCAGAGCGTGGAGTCTGGTGACGACGTCTCCCGGCTGGCCGAGGAGTTCAGCTGCCAGTGCTATGACGAGTGGCAGGGACCCCACTGCGACATCCAGGGCTTTGCTGAGTGa
- the LOC126049918 gene encoding heat shock transcription factor, Y-linked-like, with the protein MAGEGNFSPTGTREMKRELPDAETPSISALDEMDQLPDMTSPGPPGQGEREPRDAAGRAIKEERDVQSGGDGHEAERVSPVSTKGAGKANQFSSLSFPEKLWKMLESDEFRSIWWSQGGKYVAINEKLFEEEVLGRERPLRVFATQKMKSFLRQLNSYGFTKVRRHFERSAYLPEFLAEEDAAAAHSQILYYYNPTFNREHPHLLEKCKRRVVLKRRAPHAPEVDEGHPSRSPDGQSARDTQASPPVMITPTKRRAKSPPGLGSAYPSPPAAGPSFPEPDRAAGIERFTSLAAFFLTTTGSQTPGGLQHAAPWFAMHMLAAASVLLKPRPPRGQSPRVRHCPTCTCSRSPADAGRAFGPQRGTF; encoded by the exons ATGGCTGGTGAGGGAAACTTTAGTCCCACTGGGACAAGAGAGATGAAAAGGGAGCTGCCTGATGCAGAAACACCATCCATCTCTGCTCTGGATGAGATGGACCAGCTGCCAGACATGACTTCTCCTGGCCCTCCAGGGCAGGGGGAAAGAGAACCCCGTGATGCTGCTGGACGAGCGATAAAGGAGGAGCGGGATGTCCAGTCTGGCGGTGACGGACACGAGGCCGAACGAGTCTCTCCTGTTTCCACCAAGGGAGCAGGCAAAGCCAACCAATTCTCATCCCTCTCCTTTCCGGAGAAGCTTTGGAAAATGCTGGAAAGCGACGAGTTTCGGTCCATTTGGTGGAGTCAGGGTGGAAAATACGTGGCCATCAATGAAAAACTCTTCGAAGAGGAGGTGCTGGGCAGGGAAAGACCTCTGCGGGTTTTTGCCACGCAGAAGATGAAGAGCTTCCTTCGACAGCTCAACTCCTATGGATTCACCAAAGTGCGACGGCATTTCGAAAGATCTGCTTACCTGCCTGAATTCCTAGCAGAAGAAGACGCAGCTGCGGCTCACAGCCAG atactcTACTACTACAACCCCACCTTTAACAGAGAGCATCCCCACCTGCTGGAAAAGTGCAAGAGGAGAGTTGTCCTCAAACGGAGAGCCCCGCATGCACCAGAGGTGGATGAAGGGCACCCCTCCAGAAGCCCAGACGGTCAGTCTGCAAGGGACACGCAGGCGTCTCCACCCGTGATGATCACACCCACCAAGCGACGGGCTAAATCACCTCCCGGCCTCGGAAGCGCCTATCCATCTCCACCGGCAGCTGGTCCCAGTTTTCCAGAGCCTGACAGAGCAGCAGGCATCGAGAGGTTCACCTCTCTGGCCGCCTTCTTTCTAACAACAACAGGCAGCCAAACCCCAGGTGGCCTCCAGCACGCTGCTCCGTGGTTTGCAATGCACATGCTGGCAGCAGCCTCAGTTCTGCTGAAGCCAAGGCCACCCCGTGGCCAAAGCCCCAGAGTCCGCCACTGCCCCACCTGCACCTGCAGCCGCAGCCCTGCAGATGCAGGCAGAGCCTTTGGACCCCAGCGCGGCACATTCTAG